The following are from one region of the Geoalkalibacter subterraneus genome:
- a CDS encoding sigma-54-dependent transcriptional regulator encodes MEKQQYRILVVDDEESIREVLSIMLHREGYGVDAVADGAQALARLAEQSYDLIISDVKMPKVTGFELLAHVRETMPDTVVIMITAFSSTEEAVEAMKKGAYDYITKPFKNEEIRLIVKNALERKALRQSRKAGAAQDRRDGFGNLVGRSRKMQALYDLIEKVAGTRANILITGESGTGKEVVAKAIHYNSDRRDMPFIPINCGAIPENLLESELFGHEKGSFTGAVSQKPGLFEIANQGTLFLDEIGELPAMMQVKLLRVIQEREFRRVGGTKDIRCNVRVIAATNKDLDVEVADGRFREDLFYRLNVIRIELPPLRERRDDIPLLITHFYHKLTGRENPEIEEKAIRRLVEYHWPGNIRELENVIERCVVLGGSERLTADMLPSQFQGGVVPGSGTGGGGRLSEIPDSGFDIDAYLGEIEKDILLKALDKTNGVRKKAAELLGISFRSIRYRLAKFGISPDDEG; translated from the coding sequence TTGGAAAAGCAGCAGTACCGCATACTGGTCGTAGATGATGAAGAAAGTATTCGTGAAGTTCTTTCCATCATGCTCCATCGTGAAGGGTATGGTGTCGACGCCGTTGCCGATGGTGCCCAGGCGCTGGCGCGACTGGCCGAGCAGAGCTACGACCTGATTATCAGCGATGTCAAAATGCCCAAAGTGACGGGTTTTGAACTGCTCGCCCACGTCCGCGAGACCATGCCCGATACGGTTGTGATCATGATCACCGCTTTTTCCTCCACGGAAGAGGCGGTCGAGGCCATGAAAAAAGGGGCCTACGACTATATCACCAAGCCTTTCAAAAATGAGGAAATCCGCCTCATCGTCAAGAATGCCCTGGAGCGCAAGGCTCTGCGCCAGAGCCGCAAAGCGGGGGCCGCACAAGATCGTCGAGACGGGTTCGGCAACCTGGTCGGGCGCAGCCGCAAGATGCAGGCGCTCTACGACCTGATCGAAAAAGTGGCCGGCACCCGCGCCAACATTCTGATTACCGGGGAAAGCGGCACCGGCAAGGAAGTGGTCGCCAAGGCCATTCACTACAACAGCGACCGGCGCGACATGCCGTTTATTCCCATCAATTGCGGCGCCATCCCCGAAAACCTGCTGGAAAGTGAGCTGTTCGGCCACGAAAAAGGCTCGTTCACCGGTGCCGTCAGCCAGAAGCCCGGCCTGTTCGAGATCGCCAATCAGGGCACGCTATTTCTGGATGAAATCGGCGAATTGCCGGCCATGATGCAGGTCAAGCTGCTGCGGGTCATTCAGGAGAGAGAATTCCGAAGGGTCGGCGGCACCAAGGATATCCGCTGCAATGTGCGAGTGATTGCCGCGACCAACAAGGATCTGGACGTTGAAGTTGCAGACGGCCGTTTCCGCGAAGACCTTTTTTACCGCCTCAATGTCATCCGCATCGAACTGCCCCCCCTCAGGGAGCGCCGTGATGATATCCCGCTGCTGATCACCCACTTCTATCACAAGCTGACCGGGCGGGAAAATCCCGAGATAGAGGAAAAGGCCATACGCCGGCTGGTGGAATACCACTGGCCGGGCAATATCCGTGAACTTGAAAACGTCATCGAGCGCTGCGTGGTGCTAGGAGGCTCCGAACGCTTAACCGCCGATATGCTGCCGTCCCAGTTTCAGGGTGGAGTCGTCCCGGGCAGTGGCACCGGCGGGGGAGGGCGCCTGTCGGAAATCCCCGATTCCGGGTTCGATATCGACGCCTACCTGGGCGAAATCGAAAAGGACATCCTCCTCAAGGCCCTCGACAAAACAAACGGCGTACGCAAAAAAGCCGCCGAACTTCTCGGCATCTCCTTCCGCTCCATCCGCTACCGCCTGGCCAAATTCGGTATATCGCCGGATGATGAGGGTTAG
- a CDS encoding type II secretion system F family protein, translated as MAKFAWEGKTRAGQVQKGEMEGPNQAAVSATLRRQGIMPSNIKERGKGLDRDLKIPGMEPKVTTKDLVVFTRQFATMIDAGLPLVQCLDILGRQQDNKTFKKMLVQVKEDVEAGSTFADALKKHPKAFDELYVNLVAAGEVGGILDTILNRLAAYIEKALKLKKQIKGAMTYPATVVGIAFVVIAVILVFVIPTFEQMFADFGGALPAPTQFVINLSNFVQDYILAIIGGIIISIFAFKRIYRTQKGRAKIDDWALKLPIFGPLIRKAAVAKFTRTLGTMISSGVPILDGLDIVAKTAGNKTVEKAIYKVRQSISEGKTIAEPLEQSGVFPPMVCQMIAVGEQSGAIDTMLNKIADFYDDEVDDAVSALTSMLEPLLMLFLGTTVGGLVIAMYLPIFKLAGTVGG; from the coding sequence ATGGCTAAATTTGCCTGGGAAGGAAAAACACGGGCCGGACAGGTCCAGAAAGGCGAAATGGAAGGGCCGAATCAGGCCGCCGTTTCTGCAACCCTGCGTCGCCAGGGGATCATGCCCTCCAACATCAAGGAGCGCGGCAAGGGACTGGACCGCGACCTCAAGATCCCTGGTATGGAGCCCAAGGTCACCACCAAGGACCTGGTGGTATTCACCCGCCAGTTCGCCACCATGATCGATGCAGGTCTTCCGCTGGTGCAGTGTCTCGATATCCTGGGACGCCAGCAGGACAACAAGACCTTCAAGAAGATGCTGGTCCAGGTCAAGGAGGATGTCGAAGCCGGCTCGACTTTTGCCGATGCCTTGAAGAAACATCCCAAGGCATTCGACGAATTGTACGTCAACCTGGTGGCGGCCGGTGAGGTCGGCGGTATCCTCGATACGATTCTCAACCGTCTGGCGGCTTATATCGAAAAAGCCCTCAAGCTCAAGAAACAGATCAAGGGAGCGATGACCTACCCCGCGACCGTTGTAGGAATCGCATTTGTCGTGATTGCGGTCATCCTGGTATTCGTTATCCCGACATTCGAGCAGATGTTCGCCGATTTCGGCGGCGCGCTGCCTGCCCCGACCCAGTTCGTCATTAACCTGAGCAATTTTGTGCAGGATTATATCCTCGCGATCATCGGAGGCATCATTATTTCGATTTTCGCCTTCAAGAGGATCTACCGCACCCAGAAGGGGCGTGCGAAGATCGATGATTGGGCCCTGAAGCTGCCGATCTTCGGCCCCTTGATCCGCAAGGCGGCGGTGGCTAAATTCACCCGCACCCTGGGCACCATGATCAGCTCAGGCGTGCCGATTCTCGACGGCCTCGACATTGTGGCCAAGACCGCAGGCAACAAAACCGTTGAAAAGGCGATCTACAAAGTGCGCCAGAGCATCAGCGAGGGCAAGACCATTGCCGAGCCTCTTGAGCAATCCGGCGTCTTTCCTCCCATGGTGTGCCAGATGATCGCGGTCGGCGAGCAGTCGGGCGCCATCGATACCATGCTCAACAAGATCGCCGATTTCTACGACGATGAAGTCGATGATGCCGTTTCGGCGCTGACCTCCATGCTCGAACCGCTGCTCATGCTGTTTCTCGGCACGACGGTCGGTGGCCTTGTCATTGCCATGTATCTGCCGATCTTCAAACTGGCCGGCACCGTCGGTGGTTGA
- a CDS encoding putative toxin-antitoxin system toxin component, PIN family, with the protein MISVVIDTNVVVAGLLTAGNQSPPARILDSMLSGRFIYLLSPDLLAEYRLVLLRPAIISRHGLSIEEVDDLLEDLAAGAVWREPDKEAKAPDPGDNHLWALLACHPNATLVTGDRLLLENPPPGTKILTPREFLEKTFSAS; encoded by the coding sequence ATGATCTCGGTCGTGATTGACACCAATGTCGTTGTGGCCGGACTGCTTACCGCCGGCAATCAATCACCCCCGGCTCGAATCCTGGATAGTATGCTCAGCGGGCGTTTCATTTATCTTCTGTCGCCCGATCTCCTCGCTGAATACCGCCTGGTTCTTCTGCGCCCTGCCATAATCTCACGACATGGTCTTTCGATTGAGGAGGTTGACGATCTTCTGGAAGACCTGGCTGCCGGCGCCGTCTGGCGCGAACCCGACAAGGAGGCCAAAGCGCCCGACCCCGGCGACAACCACTTGTGGGCACTCCTCGCCTGCCATCCAAATGCCACGCTGGTGACCGGGGATCGACTGCTTCTTGAAAACCCTCCGCCGGGGACAAAAATCCTGACTCCCCGGGAGTTTCTGGAAAAGACCTTTTCTGCATCGTAA
- the pilB gene encoding type IV-A pilus assembly ATPase PilB, with translation MTRNRLGELLVRSQLITDDQLAQAIEDQKKQGGRLGSCLIKLGFIQDDELASFLSKQYGVPSINLEEFDIDPVILRLIPPDVAQKYQVIPVNRAGATLIVAMSDPSNIFAIDDIKFMTGYNIEVVVAPDAAIKAAIDQYYDQSATLADVMEGLDDIDLEVVDEDDKFDVRELEKATEDAPVVKLVNLILTDAIKKKASDIHIEPYETVFRVRYRIDGVLYEVMKPPMKLKNAITSRLKIMAEMDIAERRLPQDGRIKIKLPGGKDMDFRVNCMPTLFGEKVVLRLLDKGNLQLDMTKLGYEEKALKWFKKEIHKPFGMVLVTGPTGSGKTVSLYSALSELNKVSDNISTAEDPVEFNFAGINQVQMHEEIGLNFAAALRAFLRQDPDIIMIGEIRDFETAEIGVKAALTGHMVLSTLHTNDAPSTINRLLNMGIEPFLVASAVNLITAQRLARRVCPECKEPEDIPKQSLIEAGVPGDEVDGIVCYRGMGCSHCNKTGYRGRVGLYQVMPMFEEIREMVLAGANTAEIKRESMRLGVKTMRQSALTKLQEGVVSFEEVLRCTIADD, from the coding sequence ATGACCCGCAATCGACTTGGAGAGCTTCTGGTTCGCAGCCAATTGATCACCGACGATCAACTGGCTCAGGCCATCGAGGATCAGAAAAAACAGGGAGGGCGCCTCGGCTCCTGCCTGATCAAGCTCGGTTTTATCCAGGATGATGAACTGGCCTCCTTCCTTTCGAAGCAGTACGGGGTTCCTTCAATCAACCTCGAAGAGTTTGATATCGACCCCGTCATTCTGCGCCTGATCCCGCCAGATGTTGCGCAGAAATACCAGGTCATTCCGGTCAACCGTGCCGGAGCCACCCTGATCGTCGCCATGAGCGACCCTTCCAACATCTTCGCCATTGACGATATCAAGTTCATGACCGGCTATAACATCGAAGTCGTGGTGGCGCCTGATGCCGCCATCAAGGCGGCGATCGATCAGTATTACGATCAGAGCGCCACCCTGGCCGATGTTATGGAGGGTCTCGACGATATTGATCTTGAGGTGGTTGATGAAGATGACAAGTTCGATGTGCGCGAGCTTGAAAAAGCGACCGAAGATGCGCCCGTCGTCAAGCTGGTCAATCTGATCCTCACCGACGCCATCAAAAAGAAGGCCTCGGATATCCATATCGAACCCTACGAAACAGTCTTCCGGGTGCGCTATCGCATTGACGGTGTGCTGTATGAAGTGATGAAGCCGCCCATGAAGCTCAAAAACGCGATTACCTCCCGCCTCAAAATCATGGCTGAGATGGATATCGCCGAGCGGCGTCTGCCCCAGGACGGCCGCATCAAGATCAAGCTGCCCGGCGGCAAGGACATGGATTTCCGGGTCAACTGCATGCCGACCCTCTTTGGGGAAAAGGTTGTCCTGCGTCTGCTTGACAAGGGCAACCTTCAGCTCGACATGACTAAATTGGGCTATGAGGAGAAGGCGCTTAAATGGTTCAAGAAAGAGATCCACAAACCGTTCGGCATGGTTTTGGTCACCGGGCCGACGGGTTCCGGCAAGACGGTTTCTCTTTATTCTGCGCTGAGTGAACTCAACAAGGTCAGCGATAATATCTCGACCGCCGAGGATCCGGTGGAATTCAACTTCGCCGGTATCAACCAGGTGCAGATGCATGAGGAGATCGGCCTCAATTTCGCCGCGGCGCTGCGCGCCTTCCTGCGTCAGGACCCGGACATCATCATGATCGGTGAGATTCGCGATTTCGAGACCGCCGAGATCGGGGTCAAGGCCGCGCTGACCGGTCATATGGTGCTCTCAACCCTGCACACCAACGACGCGCCGAGCACCATCAACCGTCTGCTGAATATGGGGATTGAACCATTCCTGGTCGCGTCGGCGGTTAATCTGATTACCGCACAGCGCCTGGCGCGACGGGTCTGCCCCGAGTGCAAAGAGCCTGAGGATATCCCCAAGCAGTCCCTTATCGAGGCGGGTGTCCCCGGTGATGAAGTCGACGGCATCGTCTGCTACCGGGGCATGGGATGCTCCCACTGCAACAAGACCGGCTATCGCGGCCGGGTTGGCTTGTACCAGGTCATGCCCATGTTCGAGGAGATTCGCGAAATGGTTCTGGCTGGGGCCAATACCGCTGAAATCAAGCGCGAATCCATGCGGTTGGGGGTCAAGACCATGCGGCAGTCGGCATTGACCAAGCTGCAGGAAGGGGTGGTTTCTTTTGAAGAGGTCCTGCGCTGCACCATTGCCGATGACTGA
- a CDS encoding ABC transporter ATP-binding protein: MPHIDFLRVHKTYKSGLFKKPVQAVTGLTVSIARGEVFGLVGPNGAGKSTTIRMLLNLIRPDHGEIRVNGAATGPRSFLRDVGYLPENPYLYDHLTLRELLLFAGTTSGLRRYQSVERIRTLPQKIGIGYALDKPLRTFSKGMRQRAGLCFALLHDPSLIILDEPMSGLDPLGRRMVCELILGLKEQGKTIFFCSHILSDVERLCDRIAILDKGRLVRSFTDLEMAVFRKGESDLEQAFVEIVSGGGGQ; the protein is encoded by the coding sequence ATGCCGCACATTGATTTTTTGCGCGTACATAAAACCTATAAATCCGGCTTGTTTAAAAAACCTGTTCAAGCGGTCACAGGCTTAACTGTTTCCATCGCACGGGGTGAAGTTTTTGGGCTTGTTGGGCCCAACGGTGCCGGGAAAAGCACAACAATTCGTATGTTGCTCAATTTAATTCGGCCGGACCATGGTGAGATCAGGGTCAACGGCGCGGCGACTGGACCCCGATCTTTTTTGCGTGATGTAGGCTACCTTCCTGAAAATCCATATTTGTACGATCACCTCACCTTACGCGAATTGCTTCTGTTCGCCGGGACGACAAGTGGGCTGAGACGATACCAGTCAGTCGAAAGGATCAGAACTCTGCCGCAGAAAATCGGTATTGGGTATGCGCTAGACAAACCATTACGAACTTTCTCAAAGGGAATGAGGCAGCGCGCGGGCTTATGTTTTGCACTTTTACATGATCCCTCCCTGATCATCCTTGACGAGCCGATGAGTGGGTTGGATCCGCTGGGCCGGCGGATGGTATGCGAACTTATCCTCGGGTTGAAAGAACAAGGCAAGACCATTTTTTTCTGTTCGCACATCCTGAGCGATGTAGAACGATTGTGTGATCGTATTGCCATTCTGGATAAGGGGCGGTTAGTGCGCAGTTTTACCGATTTAGAAATGGCGGTCTTTCGCAAGGGGGAGTCTGATTTGGAACAGGCCTTTGTAGAAATTGTGTCCGGGGGAGGGGGGCAATGA
- a CDS encoding FitA-like ribbon-helix-helix domain-containing protein: protein MSRLTITLDDDLHRALKETAARQGRSINSIIEESLIFRGIRDRASAAKLVEKARQKAQMREQDAMDLAIAETRKVRRPQ from the coding sequence ATGTCCCGACTAACGATCACCCTCGATGACGACCTGCACCGCGCCCTCAAGGAGACGGCTGCGCGCCAGGGGCGCTCAATCAATTCCATTATCGAAGAGAGCCTGATTTTCCGGGGAATCCGTGATCGCGCTTCGGCGGCCAAACTGGTTGAGAAAGCACGGCAGAAGGCGCAGATGAGAGAGCAGGACGCGATGGATCTGGCGATCGCGGAGACCCGCAAAGTCCGGCGACCCCAATGA
- a CDS encoding type IV pilin protein, producing the protein MLKKFRLNRNQKGFTLIELLIVVAIIGILAAIAIPQFASYRERAFHSASQSDLRNFKTSMEAYYAENQEYPAAFVDGAN; encoded by the coding sequence ATGTTGAAGAAATTCAGACTCAACAGAAACCAGAAAGGTTTCACTCTCATCGAGCTGCTGATCGTCGTCGCGATCATCGGCATCCTGGCCGCCATCGCCATCCCCCAGTTTGCCAGTTATCGTGAAAGGGCGTTTCACTCCGCTTCGCAAAGCGATTTGCGCAATTTCAAGACATCGATGGAAGCGTATTATGCTGAAAATCAAGAATACCCTGCCGCTTTTGTTGATGGGGCCAACTAA
- a CDS encoding type II toxin-antitoxin system mRNA interferase toxin, RelE/StbE family, translating to MICCKRWIPRRIRVYTIVTPKQFLRQARKFFKKHPDLKPKFAQVVQDLQTDPFNPRLDLHPLTGKLSGLHAVRLNYSYRITLTLLVLEEEIVLLDIGSHDEVYR from the coding sequence ATGATCTGCTGCAAGCGCTGGATACCGAGGAGGATTAGGGTGTACACCATTGTGACCCCGAAGCAGTTTCTGCGGCAGGCGCGAAAATTTTTCAAAAAGCATCCCGATCTCAAGCCAAAATTTGCCCAGGTTGTTCAAGACCTTCAAACTGACCCTTTCAATCCCCGCCTTGATCTGCATCCCCTAACAGGCAAGCTTTCCGGTCTACATGCCGTGCGGCTCAACTATAGCTACCGGATAACACTGACATTGCTCGTTTTGGAAGAGGAAATTGTCCTGCTTGATATCGGCAGTCATGATGAGGTTTATCGTTAG
- a CDS encoding ABC transporter permease, protein MMRRVFALAVVTCREGLRDRSLYGILLFLLFTLGLNIAVAGFFMRDLGKVTVDMNLAALSFAGLLIVFFIGINLMAKDIDKKTIHLVLSRPFSRGEYIWGKFVGLVLLVLAALGILLVFSICTVAVVRGLYPDYFGGFTWAIFFWAVFFIAMQLVLLCAIVVFFSAITSSSFVTLIFSMASYLVGISLEEVLFYLKSQSAQELEISENLLRLLEVVSWLVPNFAAFDFKLEAAHGLGLEWARLGVSCAYGLTYVVVLLTLAAMLFNRREFN, encoded by the coding sequence ATGATGCGGCGCGTATTTGCTTTGGCTGTGGTGACCTGTCGTGAGGGCCTGCGTGACCGGTCGCTGTATGGTATATTGCTCTTTTTACTGTTTACTCTTGGTTTGAATATCGCTGTCGCCGGGTTCTTTATGCGAGATTTAGGCAAGGTGACAGTGGACATGAACCTTGCGGCACTCTCGTTCGCCGGACTTCTGATTGTATTTTTTATCGGCATCAATCTGATGGCGAAGGATATTGACAAAAAAACCATTCATCTTGTGCTTTCCCGGCCTTTTTCGCGCGGGGAGTACATCTGGGGCAAGTTCGTCGGCCTTGTACTTCTGGTGCTGGCAGCCCTGGGGATTCTGCTTGTCTTTTCCATTTGCACCGTGGCGGTCGTGCGTGGATTGTATCCGGATTATTTCGGGGGTTTTACTTGGGCCATTTTCTTCTGGGCTGTTTTCTTCATTGCGATGCAGTTGGTTCTGCTTTGCGCCATCGTTGTTTTTTTCAGCGCAATTACAAGTTCTTCTTTTGTCACGCTAATTTTTTCCATGGCCAGTTACCTGGTAGGTATCTCGCTAGAAGAGGTTTTGTTTTATCTGAAGTCTCAGTCCGCCCAGGAACTCGAGATCTCAGAAAACCTTTTGCGGCTGCTGGAGGTGGTGAGTTGGCTAGTGCCAAATTTTGCCGCTTTTGATTTTAAATTAGAAGCAGCGCATGGATTGGGGCTGGAGTGGGCACGACTGGGAGTCAGCTGCGCCTATGGCTTGACCTATGTTGTGGTACTTTTGACTTTGGCTGCCATGCTTTTCAATCGGCGGGAGTTTAATTGA
- a CDS encoding two-component system sensor histidine kinase NtrB, which translates to MDDAVLATGRPGPTRSQLSWFLFLRVVVISLFLGGMIVYQLSARLAVDHPTLDILFALVGLSYLQAIVSALLLTRVRRLTTFTQVQIVWDLLFVTALIYLSGGQDSIFSFLYILIIIGSAFLMARRDAFVVASAASILYGSLLDLQYFGYLPELGGLHFPAQGDGRQIFFALFVNVVAFFLTAFLAGTLSERLRLSQQALVRREIDYEELENLNRAILANIGSGLLMVNRQGRIRSFNAAGTRITGYRLEEVYDRDVRQVFPALDVFTGEIKPVTRGECLLTAKNGNRHTIGYDAAYLRDRSGAILGLLVTFQDLSHVKEMEARLQRADRLAAVGRLASGMAHEIRNPLASISGSVQLLMETEGLSEPDRRLMSIVVREADRLSGLLTDFLHYARPGNPLKEKVDVAQLFDELADLLMADERFCDIEIDGQYPRPCFFELDVKQMRQVLWNLSVNASEAMERHGRLTFLADSEKSLIAIEDTGPGIPQDIRQKIFDPFFTTKDSGTGLGLATVHAVVESHGGEVLALEGKAGGARFEIHLPQRTGHEAKL; encoded by the coding sequence ATGGATGATGCGGTCCTCGCGACGGGTCGGCCCGGGCCGACCCGTTCGCAGTTGAGCTGGTTTCTATTTCTGCGCGTTGTCGTCATCTCGCTATTTCTCGGCGGGATGATCGTTTATCAGCTCAGCGCCCGTCTTGCCGTCGACCATCCCACTCTTGACATCCTGTTCGCGCTGGTGGGGCTTTCCTACCTGCAAGCCATCGTTTCGGCACTGCTGCTGACCCGTGTGCGCCGTCTGACGACTTTCACCCAGGTGCAGATCGTCTGGGACCTGCTGTTTGTGACTGCCCTGATTTATCTCAGCGGCGGGCAGGACAGCATTTTTTCATTTCTGTATATCCTGATTATCATCGGCAGTGCGTTCCTGATGGCACGGCGCGACGCCTTTGTGGTCGCTTCCGCCGCCTCTATTCTTTACGGCAGCCTGCTCGATCTGCAGTATTTCGGCTACCTGCCGGAGCTCGGCGGGCTGCATTTCCCCGCTCAAGGGGACGGCCGCCAGATTTTTTTCGCCCTGTTCGTCAACGTCGTCGCGTTTTTTCTGACCGCTTTTCTGGCAGGTACTCTTTCGGAGCGGTTGCGCCTCAGCCAACAGGCGCTGGTGCGGCGCGAGATCGATTATGAGGAACTGGAAAACCTCAACCGCGCCATTCTCGCCAACATCGGCAGCGGATTGCTGATGGTCAACCGCCAGGGGCGGATCCGCTCCTTCAATGCGGCGGGCACGCGCATTACCGGCTATCGGCTGGAAGAGGTCTATGACCGGGATGTTCGCCAGGTCTTTCCAGCCCTCGACGTTTTTACCGGCGAGATCAAGCCGGTCACGCGCGGAGAATGCCTTTTAACCGCTAAAAACGGCAATCGGCATACCATCGGCTACGATGCCGCCTACCTGCGTGATCGCAGCGGGGCGATCCTTGGTCTGCTGGTGACCTTTCAGGACCTGAGTCACGTCAAGGAAATGGAAGCCCGCCTGCAGCGCGCCGATCGGCTGGCGGCGGTGGGGCGGCTGGCGTCGGGCATGGCCCATGAGATTCGCAATCCCCTGGCTTCCATCAGCGGCTCCGTGCAACTGTTGATGGAAACCGAGGGCCTCTCCGAGCCGGACCGGCGGTTGATGAGTATCGTGGTGCGCGAAGCCGACCGCCTCAGCGGGCTTCTGACCGATTTTCTTCATTATGCCCGCCCCGGCAACCCGCTCAAAGAAAAGGTCGATGTGGCGCAACTCTTTGATGAGTTGGCCGATCTTCTCATGGCGGATGAGCGCTTTTGTGATATAGAGATTGACGGGCAGTATCCCCGGCCTTGTTTTTTTGAACTCGATGTCAAACAGATGCGCCAGGTGTTGTGGAACCTGAGCGTAAATGCCAGTGAAGCCATGGAGCGACACGGCCGGCTCACTTTTCTGGCTGATTCGGAAAAAAGCCTGATCGCTATCGAAGACACAGGCCCAGGCATCCCGCAGGATATTCGGCAGAAGATCTTCGACCCCTTTTTTACCACCAAGGATTCCGGCACCGGCCTCGGCCTGGCGACCGTGCATGCCGTGGTGGAGAGTCACGGTGGAGAAGTGTTGGCACTTGAAGGGAAAGCGGGCGGCGCCCGCTTTGAAATTCACCTGCCGCAGAGAACCGGGCACGAAGCGAAACTGTGA
- a CDS encoding type IV pilus twitching motility protein PilT, translated as MSANIHQLLKTMVEQGASDLHISTATPPQLRIDGKVMPMKLPPMTPAETKQLCYNILTDAQKRKFEEESELDFSFGVKGLSRFRGNLFMQRGAVAGAFRMIPYKILTYDELGLPPVVKEISRKPRGLILVTGPTGSGKSTTLASMIDQINEERQDHIITIEDPIEYLHSHKRCLVNQREVGADTDSFKKALKHILRQDPDVVLLGELRDLETIEAALTIAETGHLCFATLHTNGCVQTINRVIDVFPTSQQTQVRAQLSFVLEGVISQTLLPKASGRGRALALEIMVPNAAIRNLIREDKVHQIYSQMQMGQEKYGMQTLNQSLFMLYHKKIITLDDALNRSSDHEELRQMVANPASVLKRMGPGSAPRANG; from the coding sequence ATGTCCGCCAATATTCATCAATTGCTGAAAACCATGGTCGAGCAGGGCGCGTCGGACCTCCATATCTCGACCGCGACCCCGCCGCAGCTGCGCATCGACGGCAAAGTGATGCCCATGAAATTGCCGCCTATGACGCCGGCGGAAACCAAGCAGTTGTGCTACAACATTCTGACGGATGCCCAGAAACGCAAATTCGAGGAGGAAAGCGAACTCGATTTTTCCTTCGGCGTCAAGGGATTGTCCCGTTTCCGCGGTAATCTGTTCATGCAGCGTGGCGCAGTGGCGGGCGCGTTCCGCATGATTCCCTACAAGATCCTCACTTATGATGAACTCGGCCTGCCGCCGGTGGTCAAGGAGATCTCGCGCAAGCCGCGCGGACTGATCCTGGTCACAGGCCCGACCGGCAGCGGCAAGTCGACCACCCTGGCTTCAATGATCGATCAGATCAACGAGGAACGCCAGGATCACATCATCACGATTGAAGATCCCATCGAGTACCTGCACTCCCATAAGCGCTGCCTGGTGAATCAGCGTGAGGTCGGTGCCGATACCGACTCCTTTAAAAAGGCCCTCAAGCACATTCTGCGTCAGGATCCGGACGTCGTGCTGCTGGGGGAGCTGCGGGACCTTGAAACGATCGAGGCCGCTTTGACCATTGCCGAAACCGGCCACCTCTGCTTCGCCACCCTGCACACCAACGGCTGCGTGCAGACCATCAACCGTGTGATCGACGTCTTCCCTACCAGCCAGCAGACCCAGGTGCGCGCACAACTGTCGTTCGTACTCGAAGGCGTCATTTCACAGACCCTGCTGCCGAAAGCCTCTGGCCGCGGCCGTGCTCTCGCATTGGAAATCATGGTGCCCAACGCGGCGATCCGCAACCTGATCCGCGAGGACAAGGTGCATCAGATCTATTCGCAGATGCAGATGGGGCAGGAAAAATACGGCATGCAGACACTTAATCAATCCCTTTTCATGCTTTATCACAAAAAAATCATCACTCTCGATGATGCTCTGAACAGGTCGTCCGATCATGAGGAGCTGCGCCAGATGGTGGCCAACCCCGCCTCCGTGCTCAAACGCATGGGGCCCGGCTCCGCACCGCGGGCGAACGGATGA
- a CDS encoding type II toxin-antitoxin system Phd/YefM family antitoxin — protein MNTVPAQEVKRRGFAAVDELLEKGDVHVIRNNKPQYVVLTEERYQELVAEAQEAYLSRVRASLEDVKDGRVRKFANTDDLLQALDTEED, from the coding sequence ATGAATACCGTCCCTGCTCAGGAAGTCAAACGGCGAGGGTTTGCCGCTGTCGATGAACTGCTGGAAAAGGGTGACGTGCATGTCATCCGGAATAACAAGCCGCAGTATGTTGTCCTGACGGAAGAACGCTATCAGGAGTTGGTCGCGGAGGCGCAGGAAGCCTATCTGTCACGCGTGCGTGCCTCGCTGGAAGATGTGAAAGACGGGCGCGTCCGCAAGTTCGCCAACACGGATGATCTGCTGCAAGCGCTGGATACCGAGGAGGATTAG